A genome region from Stenotrophomonas maltophilia includes the following:
- the ftsH gene encoding ATP-dependent zinc metalloprotease FtsH, with protein sequence MNDLTKNLLLWVVVAVVLMVVFQSFSPKSSGAGAQGASYSQFLDQVDSGNVQKVAFGGDMRGGTSQLTYTTRGGQSSTITAPFDRDLINVLRTKNVEIVQEEPSSGISLGAILMNFLPVILIIGFWLFIMRQMQGGGGGAKGAMSFGKSRAKLQGEDQIKVTFADVAGCDEAKEEVGELVDFLRDPSKFTKLGGKIPRGVLMVGPPGTGKTLLAKAIAGEAKVPFFSISGSDFVEMFVGVGASRVRDMFEQAKKHAPCIIFIDEIDAVGRHRGAGLGGGHDEREQTLNQLLVEMDGFEGGEGVIVIAATNRPDVLDPALLRPGRFDRQVVVGLPDVKGREHILKVHMRKLPLADDVEPMVIARGTPGFSGADLANLCNEAALFAARGNEKEVRMDHFDRARDKILMGAERRSMAMSEEEKTLTAYHEAGHAIVGRLVPEHDPVYKVTIIPRGRALGVTMYLPEGDKYSMNRVAIKSQLCSLYGGRVAEELIFGADKVTTGASNDIERATKMARNMVTKWGLSDQLGPIAYGEEDDEVFLGRSVTQHKSVSNDTARRIDEEVRNILDEAYARTTELMTANLDKLHAMSQLLLQYETIDAPQIDAIMEGRDPPPPAGWNKSNKDGGDDKGGDARPLPPIAGPAESH encoded by the coding sequence ATGAACGACTTGACCAAGAACCTCCTGCTATGGGTGGTCGTCGCCGTCGTGCTGATGGTGGTCTTCCAGAGCTTCTCGCCCAAGTCCTCCGGGGCCGGGGCGCAGGGCGCGTCGTATTCGCAGTTCCTGGACCAGGTGGACAGCGGCAACGTGCAGAAAGTCGCTTTCGGCGGCGACATGCGCGGCGGCACCAGCCAGCTGACCTACACCACCCGCGGTGGGCAGTCGTCCACCATCACCGCGCCGTTCGATCGTGACCTGATCAACGTGCTGCGTACCAAGAACGTGGAAATCGTGCAGGAGGAGCCGTCCAGCGGCATTTCCCTCGGTGCGATCCTGATGAATTTCCTGCCGGTCATCCTGATCATCGGCTTCTGGTTGTTCATCATGCGGCAGATGCAGGGCGGTGGCGGCGGTGCCAAGGGCGCGATGTCCTTCGGCAAGTCGCGCGCCAAGCTGCAGGGCGAAGACCAGATCAAGGTCACCTTCGCCGATGTCGCCGGCTGCGACGAGGCCAAGGAAGAAGTAGGCGAGCTGGTCGACTTCCTGCGCGACCCGTCCAAGTTCACCAAGCTGGGCGGCAAGATTCCGCGCGGCGTGCTGATGGTCGGCCCGCCGGGTACCGGCAAGACGCTGCTGGCCAAGGCCATCGCCGGCGAAGCGAAGGTGCCGTTCTTCTCGATCTCCGGTTCGGACTTCGTGGAAATGTTCGTCGGCGTTGGCGCCAGCCGCGTGCGTGACATGTTCGAGCAGGCCAAGAAGCACGCGCCGTGCATCATCTTCATCGACGAAATCGATGCCGTCGGCCGCCATCGCGGTGCCGGCCTGGGCGGTGGTCATGACGAGCGCGAGCAGACCCTGAACCAGCTGCTGGTCGAGATGGACGGTTTCGAAGGTGGCGAAGGCGTGATCGTGATCGCCGCGACCAACCGTCCGGACGTGCTGGATCCGGCGCTGCTGCGCCCGGGCCGTTTCGATCGCCAGGTCGTGGTCGGCCTGCCGGACGTGAAGGGCCGCGAGCACATCCTGAAGGTCCACATGCGCAAGCTGCCGCTGGCCGACGATGTCGAGCCGATGGTGATCGCGCGCGGTACCCCGGGCTTCTCCGGCGCCGACCTGGCCAATCTCTGCAACGAGGCCGCCCTGTTTGCCGCACGTGGCAACGAGAAGGAAGTCCGCATGGACCACTTCGACCGTGCCCGCGACAAGATCCTGATGGGTGCCGAGCGCCGTTCGATGGCCATGAGCGAGGAGGAGAAGACCCTCACCGCCTACCACGAAGCCGGCCACGCCATCGTTGGCCGCCTGGTGCCCGAGCACGACCCGGTCTACAAGGTCACCATCATCCCGCGCGGCCGCGCGCTGGGTGTGACCATGTACCTGCCGGAAGGCGACAAGTACTCGATGAACCGCGTGGCCATCAAGTCGCAGCTGTGCTCGCTGTACGGCGGCCGCGTGGCCGAGGAGTTGATCTTCGGTGCCGACAAGGTCACCACCGGCGCCTCCAACGACATCGAACGTGCCACCAAGATGGCCCGCAACATGGTCACCAAGTGGGGTCTTTCCGATCAGCTTGGCCCGATCGCCTATGGCGAAGAGGACGACGAAGTGTTCCTGGGCCGTTCGGTCACCCAGCACAAGAGTGTCTCCAACGACACCGCGCGCCGCATCGACGAGGAAGTGCGCAACATCCTCGACGAGGCCTACGCACGCACCACCGAGCTGATGACGGCCAACCTGGACAAGCTGCACGCGATGTCCCAGCTGCTGCTGCAGTACGAGACCATCGACGCGCCGCAGATCGACGCCATCATGGAAGGTCGCGATCCGCCGCCGCCGGCTGGCTGGAACAAGTCGAACAAGGATGGTGGCGACGACAAGGGCGGCGACGCCCGTCCGCTGCCGCCGATCGCAGGCCCGGCCGAATCGCACTGA
- the rlmE gene encoding 23S rRNA (uridine(2552)-2'-O)-methyltransferase RlmE, producing the protein MATRSKSSQRWLKEHFSDPFVKKAQAEGMRSRAAYKLEELLERDRLLKPHMVVVDLGAAPGGWSQQVRRQIGDTGRVLALDILDMPPLAGVEFLHGDFREEAVLSQFEAMLGDQPVDLVLSDMAPNKSGVGAVDQPRMMHLAELALDFADNHLKTGGAFLIKLFQGEGFDDYVRDMRRRYDKVSIRKPEASRKRSPEVYALGQGKRAHMK; encoded by the coding sequence ATGGCTACCCGCAGCAAAAGCAGCCAGCGCTGGCTCAAGGAACACTTCTCCGACCCCTTCGTGAAGAAGGCGCAGGCCGAAGGCATGCGCTCGCGCGCCGCCTACAAGCTCGAAGAGCTGCTCGAACGTGACCGGTTGCTGAAGCCGCACATGGTGGTGGTCGACCTCGGCGCGGCGCCGGGTGGCTGGTCTCAGCAGGTGCGGAGACAGATCGGCGACACCGGTCGCGTGCTCGCCTTGGACATCCTGGACATGCCGCCGCTGGCCGGTGTGGAGTTCCTTCATGGTGACTTCAGGGAAGAAGCCGTCCTATCACAGTTTGAAGCCATGCTCGGGGACCAGCCGGTAGACCTTGTGCTGTCGGACATGGCCCCCAATAAGAGTGGTGTGGGCGCGGTTGACCAGCCGCGGATGATGCACCTGGCGGAGCTGGCCCTGGATTTTGCCGACAACCACCTGAAGACCGGTGGGGCGTTCCTGATCAAGCTGTTCCAGGGTGAAGGCTTTGACGACTACGTGCGCGACATGCGCCGCCGGTACGACAAGGTCTCCATCCGCAAGCCGGAGGCCTCGCGCAAGCGCTCTCCCGAGGTGTATGCCTTGGGTCAGGGAAAACGCGCCCACATGAAGTAA
- the yhbY gene encoding ribosome assembly RNA-binding protein YhbY: MSIALTASQTRFLRGQAHDLKALLQTGGKGVTPAFIAELNEVLERHELVKVKVAAEDRDARDVMIGEIVEATESALVQRIGHVAVLYRPSKEQRQIVLPRG; the protein is encoded by the coding sequence ATGTCCATCGCCCTGACCGCCTCCCAGACCCGTTTCCTGCGCGGCCAAGCCCACGACCTGAAGGCCCTGCTGCAGACCGGCGGCAAGGGTGTGACCCCGGCCTTCATCGCTGAGCTGAACGAAGTGCTGGAGCGCCACGAGCTGGTCAAGGTGAAGGTCGCTGCCGAAGACCGCGACGCACGTGACGTGATGATCGGCGAGATCGTCGAAGCCACCGAAAGCGCGCTGGTGCAGCGCATCGGCCACGTCGCCGTGCTGTACCGCCCGAGCAAGGAACAGCGCCAGATCGTGCTGCCGCGCGGCTGA
- a CDS encoding Mth938-like domain-containing protein has product MQLNHEPPDYAYSLRAADGRSARVNELVLGSSFFLTPDQLVERWPVKQATELQLADLEPILALNPALIVLGTGDRQVFPPAVVMAACLSRGIGLEVMNNPAAARTFNILAGEGRKVAAAFILEG; this is encoded by the coding sequence ATGCAGCTGAACCACGAACCGCCGGATTACGCCTACAGCCTGCGCGCCGCCGATGGCCGCTCGGCCCGGGTCAACGAGCTGGTGCTGGGCAGCAGCTTCTTCCTGACCCCGGACCAGCTGGTCGAGCGCTGGCCGGTGAAGCAGGCCACCGAGCTGCAGCTGGCCGACCTGGAGCCGATCCTGGCGCTGAACCCGGCACTGATCGTGCTCGGCACCGGCGACCGCCAGGTGTTCCCGCCGGCGGTGGTGATGGCGGCCTGCCTGTCGCGCGGGATCGGCCTGGAAGTGATGAACAATCCGGCCGCCGCGCGCACCTTCAACATCCTTGCAGGCGAAGGCCGCAAGGTTGCCGCCGCCTTCATTCTCGAAGGCTGA
- a CDS encoding peptidoglycan DD-metalloendopeptidase family protein has protein sequence MNPDRLSKGVRIGALALLVSTLAACGTATVVRPGGGSTGGVTTPKTSVPKPGQTVVVRKGDTIYALARIHDITPADLIAWNSLDNPSTIHPGQVIRLYPAGASGGRAPTTVVTPPRSGGGSTGSTTPAPAPVGPVKSNIAWRWPADGAIVGRYVAGDATKQGVDIAGTSGQAVKATANGVVVYSGAGLVGYGELIIIKHSDQWLSAYGHNRKRLVNEGQSVKAGEQIAEMGRTGANRDMVHFEIRYNGKPVDPQQYLPAR, from the coding sequence ATGAATCCTGATCGTCTGAGCAAGGGAGTGCGCATCGGCGCGCTGGCGTTGCTGGTTTCAACCCTGGCCGCCTGCGGCACCGCCACCGTGGTCCGCCCGGGCGGCGGCAGCACTGGTGGCGTGACCACGCCGAAGACCTCGGTGCCCAAGCCCGGGCAGACCGTGGTGGTGCGCAAGGGCGACACCATCTATGCGCTGGCCCGCATCCATGACATCACTCCGGCCGACCTGATCGCCTGGAACAGCCTGGACAACCCGTCGACCATTCATCCGGGCCAGGTGATCCGCCTGTATCCGGCCGGTGCCAGCGGTGGCCGCGCGCCGACCACGGTGGTGACCCCGCCGCGTTCCGGCGGTGGCAGCACGGGCAGCACCACGCCAGCCCCGGCGCCGGTCGGCCCGGTGAAGAGCAACATCGCCTGGCGCTGGCCGGCTGACGGCGCCATCGTTGGCCGCTACGTGGCCGGTGACGCAACCAAGCAGGGCGTGGATATCGCCGGCACCAGCGGCCAGGCGGTGAAGGCCACCGCCAATGGCGTGGTGGTGTACTCCGGTGCCGGCCTGGTCGGTTATGGCGAGCTGATCATCATCAAGCACAGTGACCAGTGGCTGTCGGCCTATGGCCACAACCGCAAGCGCCTGGTGAACGAAGGCCAGAGCGTGAAGGCCGGTGAGCAGATCGCCGAAATGGGCCGTACCGGTGCGAACCGCGACATGGTCCACTTCGAGATCCGCTACAACGGCAAGCCGGTCGACCCGCAGCAGTATCTGCCGGCGCGCTGA
- a CDS encoding YqaA family protein: protein MKIFGPLYERAMKWAAHERAPTYLTVLSFFEAIIFPVMPEVMLAPMCVAQPKRGWWFATLSLAGSMVGALVGYALGHYAFEAIKPLFEALGMLPAIEQGITTVQAKMAESPWAVFTFLVLGGFMPIPMKVFTWASGIVGVPMPQYLLSMLIGRGKRVFVLAAVIRIGGARAEAALRRWIEPLGWIATALVVVLIAWLVWRSKFA from the coding sequence ATGAAGATTTTCGGGCCGCTGTACGAGCGGGCGATGAAGTGGGCGGCGCACGAACGCGCGCCGACCTACCTGACGGTGTTGAGCTTCTTCGAGGCGATCATCTTCCCGGTGATGCCGGAAGTGATGCTGGCGCCGATGTGCGTGGCCCAGCCCAAGCGCGGCTGGTGGTTCGCCACCCTCAGCCTGGCCGGCTCGATGGTCGGCGCGCTGGTTGGCTATGCACTGGGTCATTACGCCTTCGAGGCGATCAAGCCGCTGTTCGAAGCGCTGGGCATGCTGCCGGCCATCGAGCAGGGCATCACCACCGTGCAGGCGAAGATGGCCGAGTCGCCCTGGGCGGTGTTCACCTTCCTGGTGCTGGGCGGCTTCATGCCCATCCCGATGAAGGTCTTCACGTGGGCATCGGGTATCGTCGGTGTACCGATGCCGCAGTACCTGTTGAGCATGCTGATCGGTCGTGGCAAGCGCGTGTTCGTGCTGGCTGCGGTCATCCGTATCGGTGGTGCGCGTGCTGAAGCGGCACTGCGTCGCTGGATTGAACCGCTGGGCTGGATCGCCACCGCGTTGGTGGTGGTGCTGATCGCCTGGCTTGTATGGAGGTCGAAGTTCGCATGA
- a CDS encoding protein-L-isoaspartate(D-aspartate) O-methyltransferase — protein sequence MSPRLRLQPEAVGIGMTSQRVRDRLVDRLREAGIVDESTLNAIRVVPRHLFIDEALASRAYEDTALPIGHGQTISQPWVVARMTEAVLQVSPKKVLEVGTGSGYQAAVLGALGLEIYTVERIGDLLRQARKRFRALGMNIRTKHDDGRAGWAEHGPFDAIVVTAAAPALVDELVGQLAEGGRLVAPVGGPGGQSLVQLDRKADGSIEQRVLAPVTFVPLLSGMLD from the coding sequence ATGAGTCCACGCCTTCGCCTGCAACCGGAAGCCGTTGGTATCGGCATGACCTCGCAGCGCGTGCGTGACCGCCTGGTCGATCGCCTGCGCGAGGCCGGCATCGTCGACGAGTCGACCTTGAATGCGATCCGGGTGGTGCCACGTCATCTGTTCATCGACGAAGCGCTTGCGTCACGCGCCTACGAAGACACCGCCCTGCCGATCGGCCACGGCCAGACCATTTCCCAGCCGTGGGTGGTGGCGCGCATGACCGAAGCCGTGCTGCAAGTCTCGCCGAAGAAAGTGCTGGAAGTCGGTACCGGTTCCGGCTACCAGGCCGCCGTGCTCGGCGCGCTGGGCCTGGAAATCTACACCGTCGAGCGCATCGGCGACCTGCTGCGGCAGGCGCGCAAGCGCTTCCGTGCGCTGGGCATGAACATCCGCACCAAGCATGACGACGGCCGCGCCGGCTGGGCCGAGCATGGCCCGTTCGATGCCATCGTGGTCACCGCTGCAGCGCCCGCACTGGTCGATGAACTGGTCGGGCAGCTGGCCGAGGGCGGCCGCCTGGTGGCGCCGGTCGGTGGGCCGGGCGGGCAGTCGCTGGTGCAGCTGGACCGCAAGGCTGACGGCAGCATCGAACAACGCGTGCTGGCGCCGGTCACCTTCGTGCCGCTGCTGTCCGGCATGCTCGACTAA
- the surE gene encoding 5'/3'-nucleotidase SurE: MRILVSNDDGVDAAGIRMLASVLREAGHEVTVVAPDRDRSGASNSLTLDLPIRLKRIDHYTVSVAGTPTDCVHLALTGLLEFEPDIVVSGINNAANLGDDVIYSGTVSAAMEGRFLGLPAVAVSLVSRNHDPKHFETAARAAVEIVARLKADPLPADTILNVNVPDLPWNEVKGFEVTRLGNRHRAEGCIAQKDPRGNEVYWIGPAGREQDSGPGTDFHAVRTGHISITPIQVDLTRYQALEKVASWVGGLSAALDQPA, encoded by the coding sequence ATGCGAATCCTGGTGAGTAACGACGACGGTGTCGACGCCGCAGGCATCCGGATGCTGGCCTCGGTGCTGCGCGAGGCTGGACACGAAGTCACGGTGGTCGCACCCGACCGCGATCGCTCCGGTGCCAGCAACTCGCTGACCCTGGACCTGCCGATCCGCCTCAAGCGCATCGACCATTACACCGTCTCGGTGGCAGGTACGCCCACCGACTGCGTGCACCTGGCGCTGACCGGCCTGCTTGAATTCGAGCCCGACATTGTCGTGTCCGGCATCAACAATGCTGCCAACCTCGGCGATGACGTGATCTATTCCGGCACCGTCTCGGCGGCGATGGAAGGTCGTTTCCTCGGCTTGCCGGCGGTTGCTGTTTCACTGGTCAGCCGCAATCACGACCCGAAGCATTTCGAGACCGCAGCGCGCGCCGCGGTCGAGATCGTTGCCCGGCTCAAGGCCGATCCGCTGCCCGCCGACACCATCCTCAACGTCAACGTGCCGGACCTGCCGTGGAACGAGGTCAAGGGCTTCGAGGTCACGCGCCTGGGCAACCGCCATCGCGCCGAAGGCTGCATCGCGCAGAAGGACCCGCGCGGCAACGAGGTCTACTGGATCGGCCCGGCCGGTCGTGAGCAGGACTCCGGCCCTGGTACCGATTTCCACGCGGTACGCACCGGCCACATCTCGATCACCCCCATCCAGGTCGACCTGACCCGCTACCAGGCCCTGGAGAAGGTGGCCAGCTGGGTCGGCGGCCTCAGCGCCGCGCTGGACCAGCCGGCATGA
- a CDS encoding Smr/MutS family protein encodes MSHPEDEDPAALFRAAIGEVTPLRKDAEPAPAAPRPKPRARMAERDEAEAAGEFARLLRDSSPLEAGDVASYRRDNLPPRLFQRLKRGQYSVQDELDLHGATAAQAQTLLRQFLLEAHAHEYGCVRIIHGKGLQSDGGAPVLKNLVDRLLRLRNDVLAFHSAPTGQGGTGAVLVLLARR; translated from the coding sequence ATGTCGCACCCTGAAGACGAAGATCCGGCCGCATTGTTCCGTGCGGCCATCGGCGAAGTGACGCCGCTGCGCAAGGATGCCGAGCCGGCCCCCGCCGCGCCCCGGCCGAAGCCGCGCGCGCGCATGGCCGAACGCGACGAGGCCGAAGCGGCCGGCGAGTTCGCTCGGCTGCTGCGCGACAGCTCCCCGCTGGAAGCCGGCGACGTGGCCAGCTATCGCCGCGACAACCTGCCGCCGCGCCTGTTCCAGCGCCTGAAGCGTGGCCAGTATTCGGTGCAGGACGAACTGGACCTGCATGGTGCCACTGCCGCGCAGGCACAGACGCTGCTGCGCCAGTTCCTGCTGGAGGCGCATGCACACGAGTACGGCTGCGTGCGCATCATCCATGGCAAGGGATTGCAGTCCGATGGTGGCGCGCCGGTGCTGAAGAACCTGGTCGATCGCCTGCTGCGGCTGCGCAACGACGTGCTGGCCTTCCATTCGGCGCCGACCGGACAAGGCGGCACCGGCGCGGTGCTGGTGCTGCTGGCGCGACGATGA
- the truD gene encoding tRNA pseudouridine(13) synthase TruD — MIPLPLAFGAPLLTARIRTTPEDFQVDELPAFEATGEGEHLLLHIRKRGANTVHVAKLLAKWAGLPEMAVSYAGMKDRHAVTTQRFSVHLPKRVAPDLAELAGDEIEVIESTWHNRKLQRGALAGNRFKLVLREVQGDATAISERLQQIAGRGLPNWFGEQRFGRDGGNVPAALAMFGGRRMRKDQRSLLLSAARSALFNRVLAARVEQGSWDQPLDGEVWMLDGSRSVFGPEPYTDVLAERLTRFDIHPSAPLWGEGELRSTEAARELELAALDDEESKALRAGLEDARLKQERRALRLRPALLQHQWLADDVLELSFALPPGCYATAVLHELGPVEDASQA; from the coding sequence ATGATCCCGCTGCCGCTCGCGTTCGGTGCGCCGTTGTTGACGGCGCGCATCCGCACCACGCCGGAAGATTTCCAGGTCGACGAGCTGCCCGCCTTCGAGGCCACCGGCGAAGGCGAGCACCTGTTGCTGCACATCCGCAAGCGCGGTGCCAACACCGTGCATGTGGCCAAGCTGCTGGCCAAGTGGGCCGGCCTGCCGGAAATGGCGGTGAGCTACGCGGGCATGAAGGATCGCCACGCGGTCACTACCCAGCGTTTCAGCGTGCACCTGCCCAAGCGCGTTGCGCCGGACCTGGCCGAGCTGGCCGGTGACGAGATCGAAGTGATCGAGTCCACATGGCACAACCGCAAGCTGCAGCGTGGCGCACTGGCTGGCAACCGCTTCAAGCTGGTGCTGCGCGAGGTGCAGGGTGATGCCACTGCGATCAGCGAGCGCCTGCAGCAGATTGCCGGGCGCGGCCTGCCGAACTGGTTCGGTGAGCAGCGCTTCGGCCGCGACGGCGGCAACGTGCCGGCGGCACTGGCGATGTTCGGTGGCCGCCGCATGCGCAAGGACCAGCGTTCATTGCTGCTGTCGGCGGCCCGCTCGGCGCTGTTCAACCGTGTGCTGGCCGCGCGCGTGGAGCAGGGCAGCTGGGATCAGCCGCTGGACGGTGAAGTGTGGATGCTCGATGGCAGCCGCAGCGTGTTCGGACCCGAGCCGTACACCGACGTGCTGGCCGAGCGCCTGACGCGTTTCGACATCCATCCCAGCGCGCCGCTGTGGGGCGAAGGCGAGCTGCGCAGCACCGAAGCGGCACGCGAGCTGGAGCTGGCCGCGCTGGACGACGAGGAATCGAAGGCGCTGCGGGCCGGCCTGGAAGACGCGCGCCTGAAGCAGGAGCGCCGCGCGCTGCGCCTGCGCCCGGCGCTGCTGCAGCACCAGTGGCTGGCCGATGACGTGCTGGAGCTGTCGTTCGCATTGCCGCCCGGCTGCTACGCGACGGCCGTGCTGCACGAGCTCGGCCCCGTCGAAGACGCTTCGCAGGCCTGA
- the ispF gene encoding 2-C-methyl-D-erythritol 2,4-cyclodiphosphate synthase produces the protein MSTAPFPPVRIGQGYDVHAFGEGDHIMLGGVNVPHSCGVLAHSDGDVILHALCDAMLGALALGDIGQHFPPSDDRWKGADSSDFVRHCDTLLRERGWRVGNTDITVICERPKVGPHALAMRERIGELLQLPLDTVSVKATTSEKLGFTGRGEGIAAQAVVLLVAA, from the coding sequence ATGAGCACCGCACCGTTCCCGCCCGTCCGCATCGGCCAGGGCTATGACGTCCATGCCTTCGGCGAAGGCGATCACATCATGCTTGGCGGCGTGAACGTTCCACACAGCTGTGGCGTGCTTGCGCACAGCGACGGCGACGTGATCCTGCACGCCTTGTGCGATGCGATGCTCGGTGCGCTGGCGCTGGGTGACATCGGCCAGCATTTCCCGCCCAGTGACGACCGCTGGAAGGGCGCCGACAGCAGCGATTTCGTCCGCCATTGCGACACCCTGCTGCGCGAGCGCGGCTGGCGTGTCGGCAACACCGACATCACCGTGATCTGCGAGCGGCCCAAGGTCGGCCCGCATGCCCTGGCCATGCGTGAGCGCATCGGCGAGCTGCTGCAGTTGCCGCTGGATACGGTCAGCGTGAAGGCAACCACGTCGGAGAAGCTGGGTTTCACCGGGCGCGGTGAAGGCATTGCCGCACAGGCGGTCGTGTTGCTGGTGGCGGCATGA
- the ispD gene encoding 2-C-methyl-D-erythritol 4-phosphate cytidylyltransferase, which translates to MSAAIWVVVPAAGRGTRFGAPLPKQYLQAGGQILLAHTLDALLAHPAVAGAMVVIGQDDADWPGWNEWVGKPVLTCIGGATRAASVLAGLQALPETVRADEFVLVHDAARPNLSPADLGRLLEVGRADPVGAILAAPVRDTLKRAGDDGGIDGTEPRERLWRALTPQLFRRHQLSRALSEAAAAGVDVTDEAMAMERQGQRPLLVEGSEDNFKVTTPADLDRFEFVLSRRAS; encoded by the coding sequence ATGAGTGCGGCGATCTGGGTCGTGGTTCCGGCTGCCGGCCGTGGCACCCGCTTCGGCGCGCCGTTGCCCAAGCAGTACCTGCAGGCAGGTGGGCAGATCCTGCTTGCCCATACCCTGGACGCCCTGCTGGCGCACCCGGCCGTGGCCGGGGCGATGGTGGTGATCGGCCAGGACGATGCCGACTGGCCCGGCTGGAACGAATGGGTGGGCAAGCCGGTGTTGACCTGCATTGGTGGCGCGACCCGCGCCGCTTCGGTGCTGGCAGGCCTGCAGGCGCTGCCGGAAACGGTGCGCGCGGATGAGTTCGTACTGGTCCACGATGCCGCGCGGCCGAACCTGTCGCCGGCCGATCTCGGCCGCCTGCTTGAGGTCGGCCGTGCCGACCCGGTCGGCGCGATCCTGGCTGCCCCGGTGCGCGACACGCTCAAGCGTGCGGGTGACGACGGCGGCATCGATGGCACCGAGCCGCGCGAGCGCCTGTGGCGCGCGCTGACCCCGCAGTTGTTCCGTCGCCATCAACTCAGCCGCGCGTTGTCCGAAGCCGCGGCCGCCGGTGTCGACGTCACCGACGAGGCGATGGCCATGGAGCGCCAGGGCCAGCGCCCGCTGCTGGTGGAAGGCAGCGAGGACAACTTCAAGGTCACCACCCCGGCCGATCTGGACCGGTTCGAATTCGTACTTTCCCGCCGCGCCAGCTGA
- the ftsB gene encoding cell division protein FtsB translates to MRDWRWMLLVLALLLGWLQYRFWFGPGNSGEVMMLEAQVANQERDNEGLQQRNDALAAEVKDLKEGQSAIEERARSELGMIKPGEKFYRVVEDAPVQPPQPAAGVSAQVGEHPADVP, encoded by the coding sequence ATGCGCGACTGGCGCTGGATGCTGCTGGTGCTGGCCCTGCTGCTGGGCTGGCTGCAGTACCGCTTCTGGTTCGGTCCGGGCAATTCGGGCGAAGTGATGATGCTCGAAGCCCAGGTCGCCAACCAGGAGCGGGACAATGAGGGCCTGCAGCAGCGCAATGATGCGCTGGCTGCGGAAGTGAAGGACCTCAAGGAAGGCCAGTCCGCCATCGAGGAACGCGCGCGCAGCGAGCTGGGCATGATCAAGCCTGGCGAAAAGTTCTACCGCGTGGTCGAGGATGCGCCGGTCCAACCGCCGCAACCTGCGGCAGGTGTCAGTGCGCAGGTCGGCGAACACCCGGCGGACGTGCCATGA